A window from uncultured Desulfobacter sp. encodes these proteins:
- a CDS encoding DUF554 domain-containing protein, translated as MLGTIVNTLAILTGTTIGMLFRNGIPEKYNVTVLQAIALSVILIGLKSALACPDILVIIISLAVGAIMGEFLAIEAHLKTLGDFLETRFAAPDASRPSISTAFVTASLLFCVGSMAIVGSLESGLSGNHDTLFAKSFLDGVTSIILTASLGVGVGLSAGAVLVYQGAITLAAGFIKPYLVPAVVSQMSGAGGLLIAAIGLNMLREKKIAVGNMLPAIFLPLIYYFATTLFN; from the coding sequence ATGCTGGGAACCATTGTAAACACCCTTGCTATTTTGACGGGTACAACCATTGGCATGCTGTTTCGAAATGGTATTCCTGAAAAGTACAATGTCACGGTGCTCCAGGCCATTGCCCTGTCCGTTATCCTTATCGGGCTGAAAAGTGCTTTGGCCTGCCCGGATATTTTGGTGATTATCATCAGTCTTGCCGTCGGTGCCATTATGGGTGAATTTTTAGCCATTGAGGCGCACCTTAAAACCCTTGGTGATTTTCTGGAAACAAGGTTTGCGGCCCCGGATGCCTCAAGGCCTTCCATATCAACAGCCTTTGTTACGGCATCCCTTTTATTCTGCGTGGGGTCCATGGCCATTGTGGGCTCCCTTGAAAGCGGCCTTTCCGGTAATCATGATACCTTGTTTGCCAAATCCTTTTTAGACGGTGTGACATCCATCATCCTGACTGCATCTTTAGGCGTCGGAGTGGGGCTTTCCGCCGGGGCGGTTCTGGTTTACCAGGGTGCCATAACCTTGGCGGCGGGATTTATAAAACCCTATCTGGTGCCTGCAGTCGTCAGCCAGATGTCCGGGGCAGGCGGCCTGCTCATCGCCGCCATCGGATTGAACATGCTCCGGGAAAAAAAGATTGCCGTGGGTAACATGCTGCCAGCCATATTTCTGCCCTTGATATACTACTTTGCCACAACCCTATTCAATTAA
- the nth gene encoding endonuclease III, with product MPQPYSINAMAIDIAFFLGTLRHEVEDYQVPVVDLIAVQSKSAFKVLVATILSARTKDEVTAVAAQRLLEQAPDPEALQALSTARIQELIFPVGFYKSKAQYLSKLPQALDAFQGQVPDDIDDLVTLPGVGRKTANLVRTVAFDKDAICVDTHVHRIMNIWGYVRTKTPLDTEKALRKKLPKKFWKEVNRILVTFGQGTCRPVGPHCYRCVLEAYCPQKGVKPAKPPKGK from the coding sequence TTGCCACAACCCTATTCAATTAATGCCATGGCCATTGATATTGCATTTTTTCTCGGGACGTTAAGGCATGAGGTTGAGGACTACCAGGTGCCGGTGGTGGACTTGATTGCCGTCCAGAGCAAATCTGCCTTTAAGGTGCTTGTGGCCACCATCCTGTCCGCGAGAACCAAAGATGAAGTGACCGCGGTTGCAGCCCAGCGATTGCTGGAACAGGCCCCTGATCCTGAGGCCTTGCAGGCCCTTTCCACCGCCCGGATCCAGGAACTTATTTTTCCGGTTGGGTTTTACAAATCCAAAGCCCAGTATTTATCAAAACTGCCCCAGGCCCTGGACGCTTTCCAGGGGCAGGTCCCCGATGATATTGACGATTTGGTGACACTTCCCGGGGTCGGGCGTAAGACAGCCAATCTGGTCAGGACTGTGGCTTTTGACAAAGATGCCATCTGTGTGGACACCCATGTGCATAGAATCATGAATATCTGGGGGTATGTGAGAACCAAAACCCCCCTGGATACGGAAAAAGCATTACGAAAAAAATTGCCGAAGAAATTCTGGAAAGAGGTCAATCGAATTCTGGTCACCTTTGGACAAGGCACCTGCCGGCCGGTGGGGCCCCACTGCTACCGTTGCGTGCTTGAAGCATATTGCCCCCAAAAAGGGGTGAAACCGGCAAAGCCGCCGAAAGGCAAATAA